The following are encoded together in the Candidatus Omnitrophota bacterium genome:
- a CDS encoding glycosyltransferase family 4 protein — MAKLNVLFYEASSGFGGSGSNLYHILKNLDIDTFFPIVVIHNRGPQFKRIESAGFRVIEIPFKNAEDIDNAGKLLFLFLFIFRVIPLSFKLLFFIWRENIKLIHINTNIISGIPMIIAGRLSNRKVFCHVRQTRKLIRRESFFVRFINQFLILNKAALKTYQNDIPQNKINIVYDGIDLGEFNDVHPEKFKNEFELNSSRLVGMVGRIVEGKGQKEFILAAKCVIENMPDVKFVVVGDSKGGDKQYFSEVKKLTEKNGLTENVIFTGWRNDIKDIISGLDIMVLASTTFPEGMPNVIIEAMALQKPVIVTNIPGPSEVVVDSDTGFIVPPGDIEAMVEKMMYLLKNPDVAKTMGVRGRKRAEEVFNVTDEARKIEEIYRRALSRS, encoded by the coding sequence GTGGCAAAATTAAACGTTCTATTCTATGAAGCAAGCTCTGGTTTTGGAGGTTCAGGAAGTAATTTGTACCATATTTTAAAAAACTTGGATATAGATACATTCTTCCCAATTGTTGTTATTCATAACAGAGGGCCTCAATTCAAGCGGATAGAATCAGCTGGGTTTCGGGTTATAGAAATACCGTTTAAAAATGCAGAAGATATTGATAATGCCGGAAAATTACTTTTTTTATTCTTATTTATTTTTCGCGTGATACCGCTTTCGTTTAAACTGTTATTTTTTATTTGGAGGGAAAACATAAAATTAATCCACATAAATACCAATATTATTTCTGGCATTCCTATGATTATCGCAGGGAGATTGTCAAACAGAAAGGTTTTTTGTCATGTTAGGCAAACGCGAAAGCTTATTAGGCGCGAAAGTTTTTTTGTCAGATTCATCAATCAATTTCTTATTTTAAATAAAGCAGCGCTTAAGACTTATCAGAATGATATTCCACAAAACAAAATTAATATTGTGTATGATGGAATTGATTTAGGAGAATTCAATGATGTTCATCCGGAAAAGTTCAAGAATGAATTTGAACTAAATTCTTCTCGGCTCGTGGGTATGGTAGGAAGAATTGTTGAAGGAAAAGGCCAAAAAGAATTTATCTTGGCGGCAAAGTGCGTTATAGAGAATATGCCGGATGTGAAGTTTGTCGTCGTTGGTGATTCGAAAGGTGGAGATAAACAATATTTTTCTGAAGTAAAAAAATTGACTGAAAAAAACGGGCTAACAGAAAACGTGATTTTCACGGGCTGGCGAAACGATATAAAAGATATTATATCCGGTTTGGATATTATGGTTTTGGCGTCAACAACGTTTCCCGAAGGCATGCCAAATGTAATTATTGAAGCTATGGCATTACAAAAACCAGTCATTGTGACGAATATCCCGGGGCCATCTGAGGTTGTTGTTGATAGCGATACCGGATTTATCGTGCCTCCCGGAGACATTGAAGCTATGGTAGAAAAAATGATGTATCTTCTAAAAAACCCCGATGTGGCTAAAACAATGGGCGTGAGGGGACGTAAAAGGGCCGAAGAAGTTTTTAATGTAACGGATGAGGCTCGGAAAATAGAAGAGATATATCGAAGGGCATTGTCGAGAAGCTAA